The nucleotide window GGGTCTTCTTGAACACGCAGAGTACAGGATAGTAGGTCCCTCTGCTTGGGCCGGCCCAGGCAGGGGACTCCCTGGAAAACGTTTTTTTTGTCACTTATAGGTGGCATTGTTGGATAATATTTTGATACTTTTGGAGCAATTTTAATAATGTACCGCCAGAAACAATAGCCCCTTTATTTTTTTGAACATCAGTatagacacaagcgctcatatatacgcgcatacactcacccctatgaacgcacaccctacccctatgagcacctctgAAAGACTGAGCCAGCATATCAtgttgagatttacgaagtcaccgtaggtgCCTCGttgtcgacgggaacgtctcctcccattAAATGTGTATCGCcagaaatcctgaaataaatataggaataaatgcgagcatcaggatttgaaccctgatgggGTGGGGATACCACAGTctctctaaccatccaaccacaggttggttcgccCATAGCCCCTttgtatagatatagatatagatatagatatagatatgatGATTAATATCGGGAGAGGATAACTTAAAAAAAATAGAGAGAAGATAAGGATTTAAAACCCACAATTCAAATCTATTGCATTCAGCAACCATCACGACATATCTTCTAATTGTAGTCACATGATAACTTACACTGACCACACGAAATTTCTAAAAATATCGCTACAGTATATGATTTTTTTTGCACAATACTACAGTATATAGTTATGAATTTGTGTCTATCCAATCTTTTAAGCAGTTTAATTCAATAAATGCAAGTTGTACTGAAATTTAGATTGTTTCAATGATAGAAATTAGTAGGATTACTTGAAGCAAGTAAGAAATCCGAGCAATTGAATGACGATGTCTACTAATTCTTGGATTTTTATTCTCAACACTTTCTGTTGCACTGTGTGCATGCCTACTCGTGCGATCAAGATGTATGTATGTATCTCCCGTGGGCTGGTTGCCAAAAAAAAAAAACAGCCGTCTTTTACCCCCAAAATACATGTATAGCCAGAAATAAAGTTAACTTTTACATATATATGTCCCCACAAACTACGCTTCTCCAGAAACATGGTAATAGTGTACAGATTGTCACCCTACTGTTGTTTGGATTAGAGCCTAAACAGCTTCATGAATGATAGCATCCTGAAGCCTAATTTGCGCCAGAATTGTGATCATAATAATTACTAGAACATGGAAAAATTATTGGAGAACTGATTTGCTGCACATGTTAACAGATCACCGAATGGAGGATCTCTGTTTTTCAATCTTCAGTCATGGCTGCGACTGCacttgctgctgctgctgttgttctTGGTCATCTTTAGCAACTCTTGGATGCTGTTGCAAGGCCTCCTGCCTCTTGCCCCACAGCAGAAGATACAGGCCAGCTATCACAATCACAGATCCCACCACACTGCATGCATGCATACACGTTTGCAAAGCATAAGTTTCAGATGGCAATCATGCCATGGGTAAACAGATACACGCATGAATTTCTATAGGTGTGTTTGCACCTTCCAAGGTAGAGCGGTTCATGCAGGACGGTGAAATCCATGATGCAGACGATGACCTGCGACACCGGGATGAAGGCAGCGACGAACACAGCCCCCCGCTTCTGGATGCACCACGTCAGCAGCACGAAGGACATGCCGGTCGCCACCACGCCCTGAATTTATCCAGGCACAATTAATCAATCAGCGGCATACCGTTGCAAGTAATTCAGAAGCTTACTGAGTAGAGGACGGTGAGGATCTGGAACTTGTTGGTGATGATCCAGGCGGCGAGGTTGCGCTTCACGCAGAGGCCGACGACGGCGACCTGGAGGAAGCTGAAGGTGGACAGGAAGGCGTTGCAGGAGTAGACGTAGGGGTACTTCCTGGCGATCCTGCCCTGGAGCAGGTACCAGCAGGCGAGGCAGACGCAGTTGCCGAGGATCGCCACCGTGCCCAGCGTCcaccgcctgccggagtccgctCCTGGCGACAGCGGGGATGAAGGGGAGCGGTGGAGCTGGTGGGCGCTGTTTGGGTGGGTGAGGGCCACGCCTCTGTAGAAGGTGAGCAGCATGGCGCCGGCGAGCGAGACGAGCGTGCCGGCGAGCTTGGCGGCGCCGGTGGCGGACCTGAGGTGGAGCGACTCGGCGCGGGTGGCGACGGCGAGCACGAAGGTGAGCACGGGCGCGATGTTGGAAAAGGCGCTGACGAAGGTCGCCGTGGTGTAGCGCAGCCCCACGAAGACCATGTACTGCCTCATCGCTGCCCTGCCACCATGCAAGATCGATTGTGTACACTATATGATCCAACCGTCGTTGATTGGAAGATCAAACTGAGAAGATTTGATCAAGGAAAGAATACGTACCCGAGCGCGGCGCTGACGAAGAGGTAGGCGAAGATCTCGAGCGTCATCTTGGGCCTCGACTTGCTGATGGATATGAAAGTATGAAATCGAAACCAGTATAATCAGAACAAGGCTATATATAGCTTCATGCAATGAATATGCAATCGAAATGGACGTCGTGTGGACTCACTCACCCCTCTGTGAAGTGCGCGATGGGGCCGAGGAAGATGGCGGCGGCGAGCTGCTGCAGCGTGACGAGCACGAGCGGGTCGAGGCCGCCGGCCATGGCCACCTTCACCAGCGCCACCATCACCGCCGACAACACGTTGAGCGCCAGCATCACCACCGTCGGCAACAACAACCCGCCGCTCCCCATATCGCTCTCTCTATTCTGTCTCGCGCTATACCACCACCGTAGTAGAGTACACCAAGTCACCAAGACGCACACGCACGAATGCCGCTGGAACAAGAAGAAGATATGTGCAAGCCTAGGTCGGTTGCCTTCGCTTGGGCTGCGCATATGTATCACACTTGTTGATCGGCAGGATAGGAAGAGGACGAACGCGGCAGTTAGTATCTACTGGAATTCGGACGAGATATAGAGCACGAGGCGAGAGCGAAGCAATGCAACAGTAATCAAGCAGAAGCAATGCAGGATAGGAAGGAGATCTTTCAACAATGGCAGCAGTAATCAAACAAgatccttttcttttctttagcCACTCTTAATTGTGTGTCCATGATGACCGAGATtgcgatcgatcgatcgatcgagcgagaaaaaaataagagaaactGAACATGATATGATGCGCTATTGCAGTTACCTCTTCGCGTTTTGGTCCACGCATTGCACTGCATGCTCGGTGGTGCTGCATGTGACCTGGCCGTCCGGCTTCGCGTGCAAGCCTACCGCATGGCTCCCGCCCTCGTGATGGTTCGTCTTCACTGGATATCTGTCGTGCTCCGGTGATGGTCAGGGTGTGCCCCACATTGGCGCAAATGGTAGCATGCATGACCGTTGTCTGCATTGTTAGATCTGTCGTCTCAGCAATTGATATGTAGTGTTCACATTGATCCGCGATTCCCGTGTTGTTCGGGAGATTGCTGCATGACTTCTCCACGGGCAAGTTGGTGGCGGCAATATAGAGGACTTCGTCTATGGTGGTGTCTCCGAATACCGGGTCTCGAGTTTTTGGGTGAAAACCCTAGGTCTGACCTTTTCTGGGTATACCTGGCAGTGACGGTTTATACTCCCTTGTTGAAGGTACTGTCTGGAGCTTACTCGGTCCTTTTCTTCTGGGTGAAAATTCATGATCTGACATATATGTTTGGATTCGACGATGTCAATGTCCATGCATCATTTCCTTGTTGAAAGTGTCGCTGTTGGGGGAACCTTCACGTCGTCCACGTATTGTCAAtactagcacaaatgcccgtgcgttgctatGGTTGAACTTTGTTATTTGACTCTGATGTCCTTAACTCCCATGGTAACTATCGACCAGCACCTCCTACATGGCTACAATCGGTGTGGGTAGCCAATGTGGCTACTACCGACCAGACGTCCGCAACTGTCATCCTGAAAATTGACACAAACCTGTCAAGCTTCAACTTTTTGTTTAATCTAGCACAAAAAGTTGAAAAGTGACCAATTAAATTATACTATTATTTATACTAAATCAGAATCACTAATTAATCGTCTAATACACACAAGGGAACCATTCTTAGCAGTTTGCAATCCAGGCCCGCTTTCAACTTGGAGTTCAACTCGGTGACTGAAGTGATACTTCCCGTGCTAAATACAGTCACCAGCTTTGTCAGAATTCTTGCACACAGCACACTCTCCGGGGAGAAGTTTTGGACATCCCTTGAAAGCCATAGAAGATCAGCATGTTAATGTGTAACTGCACGCATCAATGTTACTGATATCATGTCAGAACTTGTTGAGATTTCCAGTGTGCTCATAAGTCCCCTTTGACTACAGATTGGTTAAATCATTAAGAACTTCAGGTTACCTCAAAGAAAAAGTACATAGTTTGGCTCCAGATGGAAGCATTAGCACTATGTAATGTCTCGACTTATGTTGGAAAAACATCTAGAACACGCAAACTGAGCAGCAGGCTACCGAATTCTGGAGCCACAAGGATGGGGACAGAGAACCTCGACTCAGAAGTGATGGATCCATGTAGGCGCAGCATGCTCCCCCGGTGTTCTTCAGATGCGCAGTACGTACGCCGATTGCATGACCACCACCGCATGAGCTCCACATTCATCGAACTGGAGCGTGAGGACACGGCCCTGGTCCATGGCTCCTGGATCTTGACATTTGTTGAATCTGGCATAACACGAGACTTCCATCCATCCAAGAAACTAAGCCACCACAGCTGCATACATCAGCCATAAGATCCGACTGAACATTACGCCTAAACAAGAGACAAGGACAGTCCACGGGGAGCAAAGACTGAAGCGATGCCTAAACAGAAAATTTTTGTAGCTCTGAACATTGGGTGGAAGTGGCAACAACTCAACAGTAAAAACACAGTCAATCAGCACGCATCCGTGGCCGCGGCACTACGTCCGTGAGAGAGTAAGCATTCTGCCCAGGTAGATATAATATGTGGCGCAGGAGCACATGTTGGGGCAGTTGCGGAGCACCCGGGTTGCAAAGAGGAATTGGGTCAGCGAACGGAGAAGCTCAGCTTCTGCACGGAGGAGCAGCATTGCCGTCAGGTGGCAGGGAATCGAGGTAGGCATGAGCCCCCTCTTGCACCGAGATCGAGGTCCCAAGCATGCCGCAACCAGATTGAGGCACACCATCCCAACCCCCGGCTGGCCCAGCCCGAGCCTCGGCCCCGCCTACGCCGAGATTGACGCCTGGAGCACGCCCTGACCAGATCGAGGGACTTTATATGTGGGAATGGTGTGGATTCAACTTGATAATCGGCGAGCAGGGGCGGGGCATAGAGCACGGCGGCCGCGGCCAGAGCCTCCGCATTCGTGTTGCCGTAACACTGGCCGGATTCGACGCGCGTTGATTCTAACGCTGCCCTGCATCCCgcgcgtcctcctcctcctcctgggTGTTGCCTGTGGCGGCTAGGAGCATGTTGAACAACCCGTCGTGGTCGGCGGCGCGCGCTCGAGCCGGCCGGTGCGGGCCCGGAGCGCGGCGACCCGGGCCTCGCCGTTGGCGGACCGCGCGCGGAGGACTCGGTCGGCGCGAGAAGGAGGGCGCGGAGGAGAGGAGGCAGGTGGGGGTGCGGGGAggacggcgcggcggcggatgCGGGCCGGCGGTGCGGAAGCGACGGGTCCAGGTGGGGCTGGGACGCGCATGCGCTCTACTTGGGGGTGTTTTTCTTGTCAAATGTGTCCACGGGTGGGGCAAAATTACGAAACGTTTTTTTCACTTATTTACTGGACTGCGGGTTAATTACTTAATACCATATGGGGCTTTTTGAAAAACGTGTGCGACGGTGAACCCGGagactcaatccgtgctttattattattagggagagataaGTGGTAGTAGTTGAGATTTTGCTGCAGTGGGTCGTTCCCCTTGCCTTGACCACTATGggtctttttttctttttttttctttttggttgtGTGTATCCTAATTGTGCAGAGACCGGATGTATACTTAAGTATGTTTGTATCCACTTGATGCGATATTATGAGTTAATAAAAAATACCATTTGTCGAAAAAAAATCTttctatctatatctatatctatctatctatctatctatctatctatctatctatctatctatctatctatctatatctatatctatctatctactAATTCTAGACTCTCAAAAAATACCCACGTTAATTAGATTTTACGAGCCGTTAATCTGATAGAATTGTGTTATTACAGTAGAGATCCATCCATGTAAGATTTTTTTCTCTCAACGGTCTCTTAATTGTCCATCCAATCTCTATATAAGGTAATTAGAACCATTGGACGAGGTGCATGAAAGAGTCCTCTGTTGCTGTCCCACGTGCAAACCTTTTCAAGAGTCCATTGCCCCAACGAGGCTTCAAGGTCGCGTCTATAATCCCTTAGAATCGCTCATCCTCCCTTCACTTCTTCCACGCATCAATCCAGGAGACGATGCAACCAACCACTGCCTGTTTTCTTCCTCTTCAACCTTTAAATCTGGTATGCAAACCTGCTAAGTGGTAACTTCCAAATTCAGAGAAACCCTGGAATTAAAAATACTTATACTAATTATGGACTTCCTAGAAATTCCCACATTAATCATAGAAAACAGGAAAAATAGGCACAATTGATTTTGTGGGCCTGAATTATTATGGTTCAGATCTATTAATAATCCCCTTGGATGTTTTAATTGGAATTTTTTTTTCTGATTTTACTAtgaaaaaaaggaagaagaaatAGATCCGATCTAATCTAGCTAACTATTTAGATTCCACACGGTAGAGCCTCCTCCCCTCATGGACAATCCTCTTCGCCACACGGCCACAACCCTTTCTCACCTTCATCGGTCGTCATGAACTTACGATCCAAGCCTTTTTATTGATCCGGTCATGGCGGCGAGTTCAATCTGGCAGTAAAACATGTGCGTCTCATGAATACTCCACCAATTGATCTGGTAGCAAGGGGAGATGCCTCCTCTTCATCCCATTGACATTAGTCTCTCCACTATGTGTTGATTTTATCTCGGAAAAAGCAAGGTTGAGAAGTACACAGGTTGAAATTGTCGTCTACTGCCTCCACCAATTCTACCGTGGATGACAAATTGTAACACGGGACCATCGGCTATACCTACCAGCGATTGACATTTCTGTATTAATCTCATTTTTTATGGACCTGACTAGGGAGCGCCCTTGCGCTCCATGACAATAATGAATATACCTCCCATATTTAGAAAGTCTAACTTTTTCAGTACCAGTTGTCCCACATGGTTAACACAATTTGGAAAAAACCTACACCATTGCCCCCGTTATGCTCGCCTACCAAGCAATAGTCAAGATCTTGTCTAACATGCATTTGTTTGGAGTTTCCAAAAATTTAAAAAGCCATAACTTTTGATTCGCTTGTCGGAATTCAAatccgttttcaccattggattTCCCTCGAGGAGTTCTTCAAAACTATATCCCATATGGGTAGGTTACGTTGAACTTTTTTTCTTGAGCAACTTTGGGTGCAATGGAGGCAATTTTAGTGCTATAGGGAAGCAACTTCTTCTTTTTGATCTAGTAAGACAACCTATTAGGTTGGTTTGCATAAAAGGAGAAAAGCCACACAAAACATGAGGCACCTTTAGGGCTACACACAAGCAACTTCACTGCACTATGCGTACCTGTGAAATTTTGCTAACATTATCCTAACTTGCCTATGATGGCCACTTAGTTGCCTATTGTTGATGGTCAGTTTCCTATGATTGATGCTCAATTGCATACGATTGATGCTCAATTGCCTAAATTGCCTACCATTAATGTGCAGTTGCATGCTATTGGTAATTAGTTCTTACCATTGTTACTCAGTTTTCTAACTTTAAAAAATAGTTGCCTACAATATTGTGAAGTTGCTTACCATTATCTTTCTATGTTGCCTACAAACACTTTGAACTTTCCTAGATTCACCACCAAGTTATCTACCATAACTAGCAATAGCAGGCAACAGAGCATCAACGATAGGTGACTTCATAATATTTAGAAACAACGATATACAAGCATGAACAAATAGGCAACTTAGAAGTACCGGTGAGGAAGTTAGGAGAATGTTAGATAAAATTAAGTAAGACACAAAATGTAGTGGCCTATTTTTAGAACTAAAGTTACCTCTAGTAGAAGAAAAGTTTCTCATGAAGGTGATGTGATGTTATCTACCCCTGTTTCGAAGTTTTTCACTGTTAGTAGTTAGTTTCTTATTATATCTAattagtttcttttaatggagtgAAGTTGCTTCTGTTTAGCACTAAAGTTGCCTCATCTATCATCAAAGTTGCTTTTAAAAAAATTATCAAAACATATCTATGTGGGGTTTAGTTTTGAAAAGCTCGTTGCGATCTGGCTAGCCAACACCCACACGCTCAGTAGCGTTGGTGGGCAGACTACCCCAGAAAAGAAGAACATAAGGCTTTCATACCATCTATCCCCACATAGTTTTGGAATTTGAAATCATGATAGACAACTTAGATCACACAAAAAAAATTCGATGTTGTAGGCAACTTAGGTCCCTTGATGGAAAACTTCCATAGTATTGTAGGCAATTGAGGATCACCCGTAGGCAACTTGGTTTTTGAGGTAGACAACTTAGAAGTCATGTTAGACAACATTTCACTCTACCGTAAGCAACTTTTACAGTATGGTAGCAAACTAAACTATTTAGAACTTAGTTTTCTATGTATGCAACTTAACAACCATGGTAACCATCTATTACACTATTGCAAATACCTAATTAGGAAGCTAATAGGAGAATTCACTAATACACACGGTGCAATTCATCTAACATCAAAGTTGCTCCTGTTTAGGACTAAAGTTGCCTCATCTAGCACTAAAGTTGCCTTCAGAAATAAAATCATCAAACCATATCCACATGAGATCTAGTTTTCAATAGTTTGTCACGAGAAACCCAACGGTGAAAACGGTTCTTCGTTCTGATACTCGGTTCAAAAGTTGTAGCTTTTTGAAAAAAATGCAATAAGTGGGTAACGTCAGTACATGCatacgcacaagcactgactgtccACATTCATGCAGACATCATCCCCACACACGTTGTGTTAAATAGACACATGCATCATCACATGCACAAATTGGATGGCCGGCGTGCATGCACTCGGTTTCACCAAAAAGTGCAACTGCACTTTTCAGTATTTGTTTTTTTATTAGAGGTAAAGACGATGCATTGCCTCTCCAAGTCGCAACACAAATTTGTAGATGCACATGTCATTTAATCTATCTGGCTAGGGTTTATATTCAAAACTCTTCTTTCCTTATATCTTCTTTTCGATATCGCTTTTATGTTTTCATAAGATCTGTGTGGAAACAACATGAGCATTTCCTGCTTGGTCTAGGATGGTGATGTGTTGGTGGCTGTGTAAATCATTAGAGGGCAACCAGTGTCTTGATTCTACAGTACAAAACATGTGAAGTCATGCCCAGTCGTTGCAAGGGACCCTGTACTGGGAGGCGACAAAGTACTTGTTGTTGCCACAGTATCCATAATGTATACATCGTTCTTAATATGCATACAATTTGTACCTTTGTATTCATCCACCAATGAGCAATATGTTGACGTGCTCTGTAGGACTTGAACTGTCGTGTGTCTAACGCATCTTCATGATTATTTTTTTCTGTCAGCAATTGTGTCAACACCAACCTCAGAGCTGGAACAAGGAGTGCACATTCGCACGGATGTAACAAGCTGCCAATAGCCCGCTGCTACCAGCCCACTACCACAACCTAGCATAGATACTTGTGAGTACGTGAGAACATCTGTATGCTAATAAACATTACAAACACCAGGCTTAGTTTTGGAGTACATATGGTGCATGGATTGGTATAACTTAATATATATGTGACAAAAGCCATCATATGGACAAGTATATATTTGTAGTAGTCTGTTGGATAATTATTGgagatgttgtactctgatgcaCAGATACACAAACCCATAGTTATTTTCAGGTGGAAATCTTGCACATGTCAGTGTTTATACTAGCCATTGATGTCCCCAAAATTCACTATTTGCTACGGCCATATATCGATTaaggggaaaatttattttgatCCTTCTTTTCATGTAGGGCATATGCCTCGGTATTCATTTACCGAATCTGCTTATGTAGTAGAATTCTCTGCACATAGGACATTTGTGCCCATAAAATTCAGTTCTTTGATTGGATTATGTAAAATGGAACAGTCAACAAAATAACATTGGACCAAGTGGCTTATGTTGAGTATTTCAGTTAGCTAGATGCCTAGATGGACGTGCTTCGGTTCCAGTTATCATACGCCCTCTACGTTCATAACTAATAATGATATGATTGCTAATACATTCATGACCACTCTATGTTGCCTTGACACACACAAGCCATACCTGccagctgaaggaaatatgccctaggggcaataataaagtttttatttatattttcttatatcatgataaatgtttattattcatgctagaattgtattaaccggaaacttagtacatgtgtgaatacatagacaaacagaatgccactagtatgcctctacttgactagctcattgaatcaatgatggttatgtttcctaaccatagacatgagttgtcatttgattaacaggatcacatcattagagaatgatgtgattgacttgacccatctgttagcttagcacaatgatcgtttagtttgttgctattgctttcttcataacttatacatgttcgtatgactatgagattatgcaactcccggataccgtaggaacacttagtgtgctatcaaacgtcacaacgtaactgggtgactataaagatgctctacaggtgtctccgatggtgtttgttgagttggcatagatcgagattaggatttgttactccgtgtatcgaagaggtatctctgggccctctcggtaatgcacatcactataagccttgcaagcaatgtgactaatgagttagttacgggatgttgcattacggaacgagtaaagagacttgtcggtaacgagattgaactaggtattgagataccgacgatcgaatctcgggcaagtaacataccgatgacaaagtgaacaacgtatatcgttatgcggtttgaccgataaagatcttcgtagaatatgtgggagccaatatgaaaatccaggttccgctattgattattgactggagatgtgtatcggtcatgtctacatagttctcgaacccgtagggtccgcacgcttaacgttcggtgacgatcggtattatgagtttatatgttttgatgtaccgaaggtagttcggagtcccggatatgatcacggacatgaagaggagtctcgaaatggtagagaaataaagattgatatattggacggctatattcggacaccgaaagtgttccgggtgatttcggagaaaaccggagtgccggagggttaccggaccccccccccccggggaaagttgggccttcatgggccatagggaagaggggaggcagcccacaaggggcatCCGCGCCACTACCTATaggcagtccgaattggactagggaggggggcgcgcccccctttttctttctcctcttcctctcccttccttcattccccttctcctcctagtaggactaggaaaggaggaatcctactcctactaggaggaggatttcTCCTCCCTTGGCGCGCCACTAGGGCCGGCCGACCTTTCCCCTTGCTcgtttatatacgggggcagggggcaccctagtacacacaagttgatcattgatcccttagccgtgtgcggtgccccctccaccataatccacctcggtcatatcatcgtagtgcttaggcgaagccctgcaccggtagcTTCATTATTACCGTCatcatgctgtcgtgctgacgaagctctccctcgacactcagctggattgAGAGTTCATGGGActtcaccgagccgaacgtgtgtagatcgcggaggttcCGTACTTCCAGTACTaggatcgatcggatcgtgaagacgtacgactacatcaaccacgttgtcatcacgcttccgcttacggtctacgagggtacgtggacaacactcttcccctctcgttgctatgcatcaccatgatagatcttgcgtgtgcgtagaattttttttgaaattactgcgttccccaatagtggtatcagagctaggtctatgcatagatgttatatgcacgagtagaacacaaaggagttgtcggcgtgggtatatacatattgcttgccgtcactagttgattcttgattcggcggtattgttggatgaagcggtccagaccaacattacgcatacgcttacgcgagaccggttctaccaacgtgcttcgcacataggtggctggtgggtgtcagtttctccaactttccttgaatcggattcaatgaacagggttctttctgaagatcaaaaggaaatcactataccgcgttgtggtttttgatgcctaggtaagaacggttcttgctcagcccgtagcagccacgtaaaacttgcaacaacaaagtagaggacgtctaacttgtttttgcagggcatgttgtgatgtgatatggtcaagacatgatgctaaatttattgtatgagatgatcatgttttgtatcacagttatcggcaactggtgatacgtctccaacgtatctataatttttgattgctccatgctatattatctactgttttgggcaatattgggctt belongs to Triticum urartu cultivar G1812 chromosome 7, Tu2.1, whole genome shotgun sequence and includes:
- the LOC125524296 gene encoding WAT1-related protein At3g30340-like, which encodes MGSGGLLLPTVVMLALNVLSAVMVALVKVAMAGGLDPLVLVTLQQLAAAIFLGPIAHFTEGKSRPKMTLEIFAYLFVSAALGAAMRQYMVFVGLRYTTATFVSAFSNIAPVLTFVLAVATRAESLHLRSATGAAKLAGTLVSLAGAMLLTFYRGVALTHPNSAHQLHRSPSSPLSPGADSGRRWTLGTVAILGNCVCLACWYLLQGRIARKYPYVYSCNAFLSTFSFLQVAVVGLCVKRNLAAWIITNKFQILTVLYSGVVATGMSFVLLTWCIQKRGAVFVAAFIPVSQVIVCIMDFTVLHEPLYLGSVVGSVIVIAGLYLLLWGKRQEALQQHPRVAKDDQEQQQQQQVQSQP